Proteins found in one Paenibacillus borealis genomic segment:
- a CDS encoding UbiX family flavin prenyltransferase, with the protein MTELKPRNFVVGITGASGGIYGIRLTETLLSLGYTVHLVVSNAGWRVFKEELGFTASDREGFLDEQFSSYPGSLLYHPIADIGASIASGSFRTEGMIIMPCSMGTLSAVAHGSSDNLMTRAADVMLKEGRPLVLVPRETPLHAIHLENMLKLSRMGVKLIPAMPAFYFGPATMDDLINFMVGKVLDSFNIEHTLFRRWGE; encoded by the coding sequence ATGACCGAGCTTAAGCCTAGAAATTTCGTAGTTGGCATTACCGGCGCAAGCGGCGGGATCTACGGCATCCGGCTGACAGAAACCCTGCTCTCGCTCGGGTACACGGTACATCTGGTGGTTAGCAATGCGGGCTGGCGTGTCTTCAAAGAAGAATTAGGCTTCACCGCCTCAGACCGGGAAGGGTTTCTGGACGAGCAGTTCAGCAGCTATCCCGGTTCTCTTCTGTATCATCCTATTGCTGACATTGGTGCTTCAATTGCCAGCGGCTCCTTCCGGACGGAGGGAATGATTATTATGCCTTGCTCCATGGGAACACTGTCTGCTGTAGCGCACGGCAGCTCTGATAATCTGATGACGCGGGCTGCGGATGTCATGCTGAAGGAGGGGCGTCCCTTGGTGCTTGTCCCCCGGGAGACACCGCTGCACGCGATTCACCTGGAGAATATGCTGAAGCTGTCCCGGATGGGAGTCAAGCTTATCCCGGCGATGCCGGCGTTTTATTTCGGACCCGCAACGATGGATGATCTGATTAATTTCATGGTAGGCAAAGTGCTGGACAGCTTTAATATTGAACATACTTTATTTCGCAGATGGGGGGAATGA
- a CDS encoding UbiA-like polyprenyltransferase, with protein MFKKIGIFLQMIKFEHTVFALPFAFMGALLGSVVMFGELPSWSQIGWVVIAMFGARSAAMGLNRLIDRISDAKNPRTAGRAIPAGLLKVGEVSLFIAFSFFLLFWAAFKLNPLSAKLLPIAVFLLVFYSFTKRFTWACHLILGLTIALAPLGGWVAVTGTVDWTSMVFYFTIVFWTAGFDIIYSCQDVEFDRKEGLYSIPVRFGVARALLIAKVFHLLTGIGFVSLLFITELSWWYVAGMLIAYIILFYEHYIVSPGDLSKLQTAFFTMNGVLSIVVFSFTLIDLVVQFYK; from the coding sequence ATGTTTAAGAAAATCGGCATTTTTCTACAAATGATAAAATTTGAACATACAGTTTTTGCTCTACCCTTTGCTTTTATGGGCGCTTTGCTCGGATCAGTTGTAATGTTTGGCGAGCTGCCTTCCTGGAGCCAGATCGGCTGGGTTGTAATTGCCATGTTCGGTGCACGCAGCGCGGCTATGGGACTTAACCGGCTGATCGACCGTATCAGCGATGCGAAGAATCCCCGGACAGCAGGAAGAGCGATTCCTGCAGGACTGCTGAAGGTTGGAGAAGTATCGCTCTTTATCGCCTTCTCTTTCTTTTTGCTGTTCTGGGCTGCTTTTAAGCTGAATCCGCTGTCTGCGAAGCTGCTGCCGATCGCCGTTTTCCTGCTCGTGTTCTATTCGTTCACGAAGCGCTTCACCTGGGCCTGTCATCTGATTCTCGGCCTGACAATCGCGCTTGCGCCTCTGGGAGGCTGGGTTGCGGTAACAGGAACTGTAGACTGGACCTCCATGGTTTTCTATTTCACCATCGTCTTCTGGACAGCGGGTTTTGACATCATATATTCCTGTCAGGATGTTGAGTTTGACCGGAAGGAAGGTCTGTATTCCATTCCTGTCCGCTTCGGGGTTGCCCGTGCGCTTCTCATTGCCAAGGTGTTTCATTTGCTTACGGGAATCGGATTTGTATCGCTGCTCTTTATCACCGAATTGAGCTGGTGGTATGTGGCCGGCATGCTGATCGCCTACATTATTTTATTTTATGAACATTATATTGTATCCCCGGGTGACCTCAGTAAATTGCAGACGGCGTTCTTCACGATGAACGGGGTGCTTAGTATTGTTGTCTTTTCCTTTACTCTGATTGACCTGGTGGTGCAGTTCTACAAATGA
- a CDS encoding demethylmenaquinone methyltransferase, with translation MGDQGIKPKEQFVHSVFESIAGKYDLMNDILSFRRHKAWRKFTMRKMNMKRGDSAVDLCCGTCDWSIALAEASETGCVMGLDFSAGMLEVGKRKVEERGLQERISLIQGNAMNLPFGDNSFDYATIGFGLRNVPDPVQVLNEMKRVVKPGGMVVCLELSKPMKQPFKGIYFFYFQRVLPLLGKLFAKRYEQYKWLPESLALFPDREQLAVIFRETGLQKVESFPLTGGIAALHIGLKENSNV, from the coding sequence ATGGGTGACCAAGGCATAAAGCCGAAAGAACAATTTGTACATTCCGTTTTTGAGAGCATTGCCGGCAAATACGATTTAATGAATGATATCTTAAGCTTCCGCCGCCATAAGGCGTGGCGCAAGTTTACAATGCGCAAGATGAACATGAAGCGTGGAGACTCGGCAGTGGATCTATGCTGCGGTACCTGCGACTGGAGCATTGCCCTGGCAGAGGCCAGTGAAACCGGCTGTGTAATGGGGCTGGATTTCAGTGCAGGCATGCTGGAGGTCGGCAAACGTAAAGTGGAGGAGCGCGGACTGCAGGAACGGATATCCCTGATTCAGGGCAATGCGATGAACCTGCCTTTCGGAGATAATTCCTTCGATTATGCGACGATTGGCTTTGGTCTCCGCAATGTGCCTGATCCTGTTCAAGTGCTGAACGAAATGAAGCGTGTGGTGAAGCCGGGCGGCATGGTGGTATGTCTGGAGCTGTCGAAGCCGATGAAGCAGCCCTTCAAGGGGATTTATTTCTTCTATTTCCAGCGTGTGCTTCCCCTGCTCGGCAAGCTTTTTGCCAAGCGGTATGAGCAATATAAGTGGCTTCCCGAGTCACTGGCCTTGTTCCCGGACAGAGAGCAGCTGGCAGTGATCTTCCGTGAAACCGGCTTGCAAAAAGTGGAATCCTTCCCCTTGACCGGCGGCATCGCGGCATTACATATTGGGCTCAAGGAGAACAGCAATGTTTAA
- a CDS encoding heptaprenyl diphosphate synthase component 1 has protein sequence MKPYRIPQLAKPYTDYDMIQRHTELPPFSDGRGHLLYIFLGHGRGAGFQSGELFTLVTGLVQLGLDTHESIDRYHDEPGGDVMRSRQLKVLAGDYFSSWFYHLLAKHEQIEMVGVLSTAIADFNVMKANLYGKMKEMFFTAEQYLKHTVQLNMRLFLSFTPMIEEPLRDSWEKLLVEFSQYETVTQELRRGGDPVSALEGYCYWKVLESATEEERQLLGEQKLDNRDWKKLKLRSKCDALLTDKLHASLQSIQGLLQGIKDEELISELSGALDRLLLQMKISGQAAVEG, from the coding sequence ATGAAACCGTACCGCATACCGCAACTGGCTAAACCCTACACCGACTACGACATGATTCAGCGGCATACGGAGTTGCCGCCGTTCTCAGACGGGCGGGGTCATTTGTTATATATTTTTCTGGGGCACGGCCGGGGTGCCGGATTCCAGAGTGGAGAGCTGTTCACTCTGGTGACCGGGCTTGTGCAGCTCGGGCTTGATACGCATGAGAGCATCGACCGTTATCATGATGAACCCGGCGGTGATGTTATGCGCTCCCGCCAGCTGAAGGTGCTGGCAGGCGATTACTTCAGCAGCTGGTTCTACCATCTGCTCGCCAAACATGAACAAATTGAGATGGTAGGCGTCCTGAGCACTGCCATCGCTGATTTTAATGTGATGAAAGCCAATCTTTACGGCAAGATGAAAGAGATGTTTTTCACAGCCGAACAATATTTGAAGCACACGGTACAGCTCAATATGAGGCTGTTTCTTTCTTTTACACCGATGATTGAGGAGCCGCTCCGGGATAGCTGGGAGAAGCTGCTGGTGGAATTCAGCCAGTACGAAACCGTAACGCAGGAGCTGCGCCGCGGCGGAGACCCTGTAAGCGCTCTGGAAGGCTACTGCTACTGGAAGGTGCTGGAGTCGGCAACGGAAGAGGAACGCCAGCTGCTGGGAGAGCAGAAGCTGGATAACAGGGACTGGAAGAAGCTTAAGCTAAGAAGCAAATGTGATGCCCTGCTGACAGACAAACTGCATGCATCGCTTCAGTCCATTCAGGGATTGCTGCAGGGCATCAAGGACGAGGAACTGATCAGTGAGCTGAGTGGTGCGCTGGACCGCCTTCTTCTGCAAATGAAAATTTCCGGACAAGCTGCCGTGGAGGGTTAG
- the mtrB gene encoding trp RNA-binding attenuation protein MtrB, with translation MTEKNNEVNPAPSGSDYIVVKAKENGVQVIGLTRGLDTRFHHTEKLDKGEVLIAQFTDHTSAMKIRGKAEIWSKHGQLESES, from the coding sequence ATGACTGAGAAGAACAATGAAGTGAATCCTGCACCATCAGGCAGCGACTATATCGTAGTCAAAGCCAAAGAGAACGGTGTTCAGGTCATCGGGCTTACCCGGGGTCTGGATACACGGTTTCATCATACGGAGAAGCTTGATAAAGGCGAGGTCCTCATTGCCCAATTCACAGATCATACCTCAGCAATGAAAATCCGCGGTAAGGCTGAAATATGGAGCAAACACGGACAATTAGAGAGTGAAAGCTGA
- a CDS encoding HU family DNA-binding protein codes for MNKSDLINVVTEATELPKKDATKAVDAVFEAITGALQSGDKVQLVGFGNFEVRERSARKGRNPQTGEEIEIPSSKVPAFKPGKALKDGIK; via the coding sequence ATGAATAAATCAGATTTGATCAACGTAGTTACAGAAGCAACTGAACTTCCCAAGAAAGATGCTACTAAAGCGGTAGATGCCGTTTTCGAAGCTATCACAGGTGCACTGCAAAGCGGAGATAAAGTACAGCTGGTTGGATTCGGAAACTTTGAAGTGCGCGAACGTTCCGCACGTAAAGGCCGTAACCCGCAGACTGGTGAAGAAATCGAAATTCCTTCGAGCAAGGTACCGGCATTCAAACCCGGTAAAGCGCTGAAAGACGGAATCAAATAG
- the spoIVA gene encoding stage IV sporulation protein A, whose product MEKVDIFKDIAERTGGDIYLGVVGAVRTGKSTFIKRFMETIVLPNITSEADRVRAVDELPQSAAGKTIMTTEPKFVPNNAVQIKVAEGLEVNVRLVDCVGYAVEGAKGYEDENGPRMISTPWFEEPIPFQEAAEIGTRKVIQEHSTLGVVVTTDGTIAEIPRNSYVDSEERVIAELKEVGKPFVLVINSTRPRSEEAQQLRNELALKYDIPVMTLSAANMTEDDVTGVLREVLYEFPVHEVNVNLPSWVMVLGENHWLRSSYENSVRDTVKDIRRLRDVDRLVSQFTEYDFIDRAGLSGMNMGQGVAEIDLYAPEELYDQVLMEVVGVEIRGKDHLLQLMQDFSHAKREYDRFSEALEMVKTTGYGIAAPSLAEMALDEPELIRQGSRFGVRLKATAPSIHMIRVDVESEFSPIIGTEKQSEELVRYLMQDFENDPIKIWESDIFGRSLHSIVREGIQGKIAMMPDNARYKLQETLGRIINEGSGGLIAIIL is encoded by the coding sequence TTGGAAAAAGTGGATATTTTCAAGGACATTGCCGAGCGTACCGGCGGAGACATTTATCTCGGCGTCGTCGGCGCGGTTCGCACGGGGAAATCGACATTCATCAAACGGTTCATGGAAACGATTGTTCTTCCGAACATCACAAGTGAAGCGGACCGGGTAAGAGCGGTGGATGAACTGCCGCAAAGTGCGGCAGGCAAAACAATTATGACTACTGAGCCTAAATTTGTACCGAATAATGCGGTGCAGATCAAGGTAGCGGAAGGTCTGGAAGTCAATGTCCGGCTGGTCGATTGTGTAGGTTATGCGGTAGAAGGTGCGAAAGGCTATGAGGATGAGAATGGTCCGCGTATGATCTCAACACCTTGGTTTGAGGAGCCGATTCCGTTCCAGGAAGCGGCTGAGATCGGCACACGCAAAGTGATTCAGGAACATTCCACACTCGGTGTGGTAGTGACAACCGACGGCACCATCGCTGAGATTCCCCGGAACTCATATGTAGATTCCGAGGAGCGCGTCATCGCTGAGCTGAAGGAGGTTGGCAAGCCGTTTGTGCTTGTCATTAACTCCACCCGCCCGCGCAGCGAGGAAGCACAGCAGCTGCGCAACGAGCTCGCACTCAAATATGATATACCGGTAATGACACTCAGCGCCGCCAATATGACGGAAGATGATGTGACCGGAGTCCTCCGTGAAGTGCTGTATGAATTCCCGGTACATGAAGTCAATGTCAATCTGCCTAGCTGGGTAATGGTGCTGGGCGAGAATCACTGGCTGCGCAGCAGCTACGAGAATTCCGTCCGTGATACGGTGAAGGATATCCGCCGCCTGCGGGATGTAGACCGGCTGGTCTCCCAGTTTACTGAATATGATTTCATCGACAGGGCAGGTCTTAGCGGCATGAATATGGGCCAGGGGGTAGCCGAGATCGACCTGTATGCGCCTGAAGAGCTGTATGACCAGGTTCTCATGGAAGTGGTCGGCGTAGAGATCCGCGGCAAAGATCATCTGCTCCAGCTGATGCAGGACTTCTCCCATGCCAAACGTGAGTATGACCGCTTCTCGGAAGCACTGGAAATGGTCAAAACTACGGGTTATGGCATCGCAGCTCCATCTCTGGCCGAGATGGCTCTGGATGAGCCTGAGCTGATCCGCCAGGGCTCCCGCTTCGGGGTCCGGCTGAAAGCCACAGCACCTTCGATCCATATGATCCGGGTTGATGTCGAATCTGAATTCTCGCCGATTATCGGCACAGAGAAGCAGAGTGAAGAGCTGGTGCGTTACCTGATGCAGGACTTCGAGAATGACCCGATCAAAATCTGGGAATCGGATATCTTCGGCCGCTCCCTGCATTCCATCGTACGCGAAGGCATCCAGGGCAAGATTGCCATGATGCCGGATAATGCCCGCTATAAGCTGCAGGAAACGCTGGGCCGGATTATCAACGAAGGTTCAGGCGGACTGATTGCCATAATTCTCTAA
- a CDS encoding DUF3939 domain-containing protein: MYEVKLRQLLGRAALLLWVVLLLLPLGGCMYPGDSDQQQPGSGYRESVKRVQAAVDDYQEQEGLLPIKTSDEATPRYEKFVVDLNKLQQEGYLDELPAASFEKGGSAYFLILDEESDPQVKLMDLVTVQKVNDVQRKVNLYKSAHGGVLPVEEEVYPGLSSIDAKKAGTASIKLDSVYSGQLLRFLMDKDGTVYADYGADISSAIDKNGGTPEADRDLRLELEQASYYVPVKSLPYMWVDGQAVPQAPVE; encoded by the coding sequence ATGTATGAGGTGAAACTCAGGCAATTGCTGGGAAGAGCAGCGCTGCTGCTCTGGGTCGTTCTGCTGCTATTGCCGCTTGGCGGCTGCATGTATCCCGGAGATTCGGATCAGCAGCAGCCCGGTAGCGGATACCGTGAGAGTGTAAAGCGGGTGCAGGCAGCGGTAGATGACTATCAGGAGCAGGAGGGCCTGCTTCCGATCAAGACCAGCGATGAAGCTACGCCAAGATATGAGAAATTCGTGGTCGATCTGAATAAGCTGCAGCAGGAGGGATACCTGGATGAACTGCCGGCAGCGTCTTTCGAGAAAGGCGGCAGCGCGTATTTTCTGATTCTGGACGAAGAAAGTGACCCTCAGGTTAAGCTGATGGACCTGGTGACCGTGCAGAAGGTTAATGATGTCCAGCGCAAGGTTAACCTCTACAAGTCTGCGCACGGGGGAGTACTGCCGGTTGAAGAAGAGGTGTATCCGGGCCTCTCTTCGATTGATGCCAAGAAGGCAGGAACAGCGTCTATTAAACTTGACAGTGTATATTCCGGCCAACTGTTGCGGTTCCTTATGGACAAGGACGGAACCGTATATGCCGACTACGGCGCGGATATCAGCTCAGCTATAGATAAGAATGGCGGAACGCCAGAGGCGGACCGCGACCTGCGTCTGGAGCTCGAGCAGGCATCGTATTACGTGCCCGTTAAGTCCTTGCCTTATATGTGGGTTGACGGCCAGGCGGTTCCGCAGGCTCCGGTAGAATAG
- a CDS encoding 2Fe-2S iron-sulfur cluster-binding protein: MAPHNKINVAFLPGTRRVSVGYGVSLLEAVRKAGIVLPTRCGGKAGCLMCKVSIDPGDSTALRPPAEAERRKLGSLLDEGVRLACQAAVWDDVSVHIPEDPLKAAVRRRLEAARRGEAEDLW, translated from the coding sequence ATGGCACCTCATAATAAAATAAATGTCGCTTTCCTGCCCGGCACCCGGCGCGTCTCGGTGGGGTATGGCGTATCGTTGCTGGAGGCCGTACGCAAAGCCGGAATCGTACTGCCTACGCGCTGCGGCGGCAAAGCCGGCTGTCTAATGTGCAAAGTGTCTATAGATCCGGGAGATTCGACAGCGCTGAGACCTCCGGCAGAGGCGGAGAGACGCAAGCTGGGCAGCCTGCTGGATGAAGGCGTCCGTCTGGCCTGCCAGGCCGCCGTTTGGGATGATGTGAGCGTGCACATTCCCGAGGACCCGCTTAAGGCGGCCGTACGCCGCAGACTGGAAGCTGCGCGCCGTGGAGAAGCAGAGGATTTATGGTGA
- a CDS encoding DUF2768 family protein: MDPMTKMWLSLIAVLIMGLSVFLITFARSRTKGWLRGVLSVLAFVIMLIGILGGAASIM; encoded by the coding sequence ATGGATCCGATGACGAAAATGTGGCTGTCTCTGATTGCGGTACTGATTATGGGGTTATCGGTTTTTTTGATTACATTTGCACGCAGCAGGACCAAAGGCTGGCTTAGAGGCGTATTATCCGTACTTGCTTTTGTGATTATGCTGATCGGGATATTAGGCGGAGCCGCTTCAATTATGTAA
- a CDS encoding stage VI sporulation protein F, with protein sequence MSRDFSKDALNAINKKAGKNITEGAIKKLASTVKPGTTQNEAQLRQLIKQVSAMAKVPVSEATVQEIINAVKKGGAGSGSMESLMKMLLKK encoded by the coding sequence GTGAGCAGAGATTTTTCCAAGGATGCATTGAACGCCATCAACAAGAAGGCGGGCAAGAACATTACGGAGGGTGCCATCAAGAAGCTGGCCAGTACGGTCAAGCCGGGTACTACGCAGAATGAAGCCCAGCTCCGCCAGTTAATTAAGCAGGTGTCGGCAATGGCCAAAGTGCCGGTCAGTGAAGCTACCGTACAGGAAATTATCAATGCAGTCAAAAAAGGCGGCGCGGGTTCCGGTTCGATGGAGTCTTTAATGAAAATGCTGCTGAAAAAATAG
- a CDS encoding NAD(P)H-dependent glycerol-3-phosphate dehydrogenase, giving the protein MSDKVTVLVAGSWGTALATVLAANHSEVYLWTRKPEQAAEINEAHTNHHFLPGITLPANIIATTDMETAVSGSKAVVIVAPSSGMRQVAHSLKPFWKEDMLCIHATKGFETESMKRMSTVISEELGCKESQVVVLSGPSHAEEVVRLCPTTVVVASPEDSRAAAAQGLFINNDFRVYTNRDQVGVELAGALKNIIALGAGLSDGLGFGDNAKAALLTRGLAEISRVGVELGANPLTFSGLAGLGDLVVTATSQHSRNWRAGSMLGQGKPLAEVLESMGMVVEGIRTTEAAYAISLKLGVQMPITDQIYHVLFKGRTPRNAVEALMGRDRKTEMEAISQETWEQWHS; this is encoded by the coding sequence TTGTCTGATAAAGTAACCGTGCTGGTCGCGGGCAGTTGGGGAACTGCGCTGGCCACTGTGCTGGCGGCTAACCACTCGGAGGTTTATCTGTGGACGCGAAAGCCGGAACAAGCTGCCGAGATTAATGAAGCCCATACGAATCATCATTTTCTGCCGGGAATCACTCTTCCTGCGAACATTATTGCCACTACGGATATGGAAACGGCTGTTTCCGGTTCGAAGGCGGTAGTTATTGTTGCGCCTTCTTCCGGAATGCGCCAGGTTGCGCACAGCCTGAAGCCCTTCTGGAAGGAAGACATGCTCTGTATTCATGCTACGAAGGGCTTTGAGACGGAGAGCATGAAGCGTATGTCGACAGTGATCTCAGAAGAGCTCGGCTGCAAGGAAAGCCAGGTCGTTGTCCTCTCGGGCCCGAGTCACGCTGAGGAAGTGGTGCGGCTCTGTCCGACCACCGTTGTGGTGGCTTCACCTGAGGACAGCCGTGCCGCTGCTGCACAAGGGCTGTTCATTAACAATGACTTCCGGGTATATACCAACCGCGACCAGGTCGGCGTAGAGCTGGCCGGCGCGTTGAAGAATATTATCGCGCTGGGTGCAGGGCTGTCCGACGGCCTGGGCTTCGGTGACAATGCCAAAGCGGCACTTCTAACCCGCGGCTTGGCCGAGATTTCCCGTGTGGGCGTAGAGCTGGGCGCCAATCCGTTGACGTTCTCCGGCCTTGCCGGACTCGGTGACCTTGTCGTGACGGCGACCAGCCAGCACAGCCGCAACTGGCGTGCCGGTTCCATGCTGGGCCAGGGCAAGCCGCTGGCAGAGGTCCTGGAGTCCATGGGCATGGTGGTGGAAGGCATCCGGACAACGGAAGCTGCATATGCGATTTCGCTTAAATTGGGCGTGCAGATGCCGATTACCGACCAGATTTATCACGTGCTGTTTAAGGGAAGAACACCGCGTAATGCAGTGGAAGCCTTGATGGGCCGTGACCGCAAGACGGAGATGGAGGCCATTTCACAGGAAACCTGGGAGCAGTGGCATTCCTGA
- the plsY gene encoding glycerol-3-phosphate 1-O-acyltransferase PlsY yields the protein MAFELLVIVVSYLLGSISFSVLLARLLKGIDIRQYGSGNAGATNTLRVMGKGPAILVLFLDVLKGIAAVWLGTWAGGWGTWIAVGCGIAAIIGHNWPLYFHFRGGKGIATTIGVMATLVFWPALIAGIIAILAIVLTRYVSLGSLIFVALTPVFLLFTGFTAPELWGSLIIALFAFWRHRSNILKISQGRENKIGSKVKEANRVV from the coding sequence GTGGCGTTTGAACTTCTGGTTATCGTTGTAAGCTATTTGCTTGGCTCTATCAGCTTCAGTGTATTGCTCGCCCGGCTGCTTAAAGGCATCGATATCCGCCAATATGGAAGCGGCAATGCGGGGGCAACGAATACACTGCGCGTGATGGGGAAGGGACCGGCCATACTGGTGCTGTTTCTGGACGTACTGAAGGGAATTGCCGCAGTCTGGCTTGGAACATGGGCCGGCGGCTGGGGAACCTGGATTGCAGTGGGCTGTGGTATCGCTGCCATCATCGGGCATAATTGGCCGCTCTATTTTCACTTTCGCGGAGGGAAAGGCATTGCAACGACAATTGGCGTAATGGCTACGCTTGTATTTTGGCCTGCGTTGATTGCGGGTATCATTGCTATTCTTGCAATCGTTCTGACCCGCTATGTATCGCTGGGCTCGCTGATCTTCGTGGCACTGACTCCGGTATTCCTGCTGTTTACCGGGTTCACAGCGCCTGAGCTGTGGGGCAGCCTGATTATCGCGCTGTTCGCGTTCTGGCGTCACCGCAGTAACATACTTAAGATTTCACAGGGCCGTGAGAACAAAATCGGCTCTAAAGTTAAGGAGGCGAATCGCGTTGTCTGA
- the der gene encoding ribosome biogenesis GTPase Der, with protein sequence MARPVVAIVGRPNVGKSTIFNRLIGDRLAIVEDKPGITRDRIYGVSDWNGKSFSVIDTGGIEIDGEDAILKSIRVQAELAIEEADVIVFMCEAKSGLTSSDEEVAQILFRSGKPIVLAINKVDNMKRTEDIYEFYSLGIGDPIGISGSHGTGIGDLLDAVVERLPDKTDEEYDDDVIRVALIGRPNVGKSSLVNAILGEERVIVSDVAGTTRDAIDTPFERDGQRYVLIDTAGMRKRGKVYENTEKYSVMRAMKAIERADVVLVVINGEEGIIDQDKHIAGYAHDAGKASIFVVNKWDAIEKDDKTMQNFERNIRDHFLFMSYAPVVFLSALTKQRLQKLLPVVQHVAQQHALRITTHLVNDVVSDAVAINPPPTDKGRRLRINYVTQVATKPPTIVVFVNDPSLMHFSYERYLENKLRAAFNFEGTPIRLFTRRKSENEG encoded by the coding sequence ATGGCAAGACCCGTTGTGGCCATCGTTGGCAGGCCTAACGTCGGTAAATCGACGATTTTTAACAGGCTGATTGGCGATAGACTGGCCATTGTAGAAGATAAACCGGGGATTACACGTGACCGGATATATGGAGTTTCCGATTGGAACGGCAAATCCTTCAGTGTGATTGATACCGGTGGGATTGAGATTGACGGTGAAGACGCCATTCTGAAGTCGATCCGCGTTCAGGCGGAGCTGGCCATTGAAGAAGCGGATGTCATCGTCTTTATGTGCGAGGCGAAGAGCGGACTTACGAGTTCGGATGAAGAAGTAGCACAGATTCTTTTCCGTTCCGGCAAGCCGATCGTACTGGCTATTAATAAAGTGGATAACATGAAGCGTACCGAGGATATTTATGAATTCTACAGCCTTGGAATTGGCGACCCGATCGGAATATCAGGAAGCCACGGAACCGGAATCGGAGATCTGCTGGATGCGGTTGTTGAACGTCTGCCTGATAAAACCGATGAGGAATATGACGATGATGTCATTCGTGTAGCTTTGATCGGCCGTCCGAATGTAGGTAAATCCTCGCTGGTGAATGCTATTCTTGGCGAAGAACGTGTAATTGTCAGCGATGTTGCGGGTACTACACGCGACGCGATTGATACGCCGTTTGAACGGGATGGCCAGCGTTATGTGCTTATTGATACTGCGGGCATGCGCAAACGCGGCAAGGTCTATGAAAATACGGAAAAATACAGCGTTATGAGAGCCATGAAGGCTATTGAGCGCGCTGATGTTGTGCTGGTCGTGATCAACGGGGAAGAGGGCATTATCGATCAGGACAAGCATATTGCCGGTTATGCCCATGATGCGGGCAAAGCCTCTATCTTTGTCGTCAACAAATGGGATGCCATTGAGAAAGACGACAAGACGATGCAGAATTTCGAACGCAATATCCGTGATCACTTCCTGTTCATGAGCTATGCGCCAGTAGTGTTCCTGTCTGCGCTTACCAAACAGCGCCTGCAGAAGCTGCTGCCGGTCGTGCAGCATGTCGCACAACAGCATGCTCTCCGGATTACCACGCATCTGGTGAACGATGTGGTATCCGATGCAGTAGCGATCAATCCTCCTCCAACAGACAAAGGACGCCGTCTGCGCATCAATTATGTAACCCAGGTTGCTACGAAGCCGCCGACAATCGTGGTATTCGTCAATGATCCTTCGCTGATGCACTTCTCCTATGAGCGTTATCTGGAGAACAAGCTGCGCGCGGCATTCAATTTCGAAGGCACACCGATCCGTCTCTTTACACGGCGCAAATCCGAAAACGAAGGTTAG